The window aagaTTATTTCATAAAAAAGAATGGATATTTGCTAAGGAAGGTCTCATTCAGTTTCCTCTTTAACATTATTGATGagtttcaaaatacagaattacTGACAGCACCACAGGCCAACAAGCCACACGAGCACCATACTGGTCACCTGGCTGGTattccctgccagcctcccatGAAAAAACTTCAGGCTGTTTGAAGTAGTTAATTTTCACCTGcaggaacagaaataattttagccAATTTGTTCTCTCTCAGGaatttagcagaaaaaataGAATCTACATTTATTTTCCCAGAGCATTTTAGTTGTAACTTTGAAGAAATCCAACATAACCGCTCATCTAATAAATGCGACGAGTAACGTACAAGTAAGATACCACCACTGATATTTAGTGGCATCTGAGGAATGCACTACTGATTTATGCCGACACTCAAAGGCAAGTCTGAAAATAACATGGACTTTTTGCATTACAGCTGTTCAGGATTATTCCTCCTAGCTAGGCTTTTAGGCCCTCAGGGCCAGGTATTCTTTTCTCAAGGGCTCTGAACAAGTTAAgatcatttttctgtgtttcctgtACCTGGGGTTGATACAAATAATATGCCATCAGAACACTTAATTAGGAgaacatacaaagaaaaaagtttccattTACACCCTCAATGCATTGGGATCACCAAACACCAAAAGGAGCAAGAACTTGTTTCTTATTTATCAAGTCTTCAAATACAGTGTTCAGGCACAGCTAAACAAAATAAGACAATTCCTGAGCAGAACACTGAACACAGATGAAGAATGAACAggatgaaaacactgaaaaagcagTTACAACTCAATCGTTCTTGAGATATAATTACACATAAAGACATCAAAGCACAGAAGTATAGAGCATCAACAacagaatttcttctgtttccatttaaatatCAAAAAATATCATGTGTCAAGTAAAATAACAGGATATATACCTAGCAAGTACATGAAGGAAACATCAAACACTAAGAAAGATGTTATTTTACTTCAAGGTTGAAGTTCAAACTCCTATTCTGCTTCTGACATTCTCAGGAGCTCCCATAACACTTGACACAGCTTTCCCAGCTGATACACAGAAAGCTACACTTAACGTTTACTTGCTCATACTTTAAGACATGCAAACCCAAGAACACTAAAGAGACCTACGCTGCTATAACTGAAAGTTGAACTTATGTTTCTGACACTGACGGCTAATAACTAGAAACGCCGAACGCTTTGCCCAATTTTGAACTAGGTACATTCATACAGAGACAACACTCTTCTGTCTAAAACACCGATATTTGAGAAAACTATGACTTCCGAGTTCAGATACGGTTATGGTTTCAGTTTAGCTGTGGGACCTGCCCCCACGCCATCACCTTTATCCTGACTGCGCCGAAATAGGGAGTGGAGGAACTAGAACGAGATTTTTGCTCGACAGAGAGCACACCTAATGGGCCCTAGTAAAAACCTCACCATCGGTCGATTTACCTCACCCGCAGCTTTCGCCCCGCATTCACCTTCGCGGGCGGGAGCGGCGACAGCGCTCAGACACGCCGCAGGGGTAGCCCCGCTGCCCTCGGGAGAGAAAAGCCCGGGAAAACCCTGCGCCGGGGCCCGCCCGCTCCTCTCAGCCCTCGCGGGCGCCCAGCCCCGCAGACGGGGCGGAGGAGCAGCACGCCTCCGGGTCCCTGCCcagcggccgccgccgccgcctaaCGGCCGCCCGCGCTCACCCTTGTCGAGGGGCCGGGTGAGCTCGGCGCCCACGTCTTCCTCGGCCGCGTCGTCAACGGGCTTCAGCGGCACGGGCACGAAGAGAGAGGTATCGGGGGCCCGGGAGCTGCCGTCCCCGGcggccgaggaggaggaggaggcggcggggcgcAGGCGGGTGGCAGCGACCCCGCCATGGCGGAGGACGAGACCTGCCCGCGCCGGTAGGCGCAGCAGTGGCCACGCGCACCGCCTCATCGGCAGCCAAGGGCGGCAGCAACGGCGGCGCGGGGCTCTCGCGTCATCGCGCGGCGAccgcccgccctcccgccgccccgcatGCGCGGTGCCGCCCTCATCCTCGCGCCTCCCTCGCTGTGGCGCCGCCAAAGGGCTGAGGCGATCAAGGAGGCGACGCAGATGTTAGTGAGAATACagctgttttaattaaaagagcAGCTCAGTATGATTCCCGTTTATTATACATAGTTGCACAACCTGAGGCTGGTTAAATACAATCAAATCTTCAACATCTCTTAGAATCACTTCCAGGTTACAACATGCAAGTGACCatgaaaatatttggctttttacttcgtttttttaaatttctgaacaGGCACTTACATGAGGGAGTTAAATTTGCTCTCGTTCAAGGATATCCATGTTAGAAGTATCCTACCATAAAGTACACAGAGGCGTTGTCTGCTTTATCAAAGTACCACAGTAATAAAACAGTTcttacagaaatgtaatttgatTATTTACTTACTCATAAAGTAAGATTACCAATGACACTTGCACTGGAGTCGAGAAGTCTTGGTTTGAAGGCCAAGTGAACTACAAGCGCAAGTAGCCTTCCACGCAGCAGGCTTCATTTTATGCCCAAGCCACAAGTCTGGTAACAGACTGCATGCTCAGTTGTGAGTAGATGAAGGCTAACTCTTTTAAGCTATTTCTTCAAACACTGAATGCATATGAGATGATTAAGACAAATGATCTGCTGTGCCAGACAAGCTTCTAATGGTTTTAAGGCTCACCTGGCTTCAAAACACCTTTCCAGAAGACCACAAAAAGCTTGTTTGCCCTCATCACAGGCCCAGACAGACTAGGAGGAAGATTCTCCTTTGAGGAGATTTTGCCTCTCCTGTCAGGACAGTGAGGAGACAAACTGTGAAGACAGTGGAAGCACGAAGCCAGAAGGGACCAGAGTTTTGTGTATTTGCAAAATAATCAATGGTACCAGCATTTATTTCATCAATAAGAGATAACAACTCTGTTCAAATGCTCACCTGCTCACCACCTGAAGGTGAAATCATGACAACATCCCTACAGTCACTAGTTACTGGGCAAGGAACCCCTAAAAGTCAGGAGTGGCTCACATAGAAGGCTTAGAGAAATATGGTAGAGAGAGAATTGGGGGAGGTAGGGCAAAGATGCTTCCTAACATTCTTTGCTACTGACAGACTGAAAGCTTCTTCAAAAACTTTATAAGGTGTCTGAAGGCTCCAGAGTTATCATAGTCACAGTACATACACATGTGTTTTCAGTTAAACCCTGTCCAACATACTAATTAGAAGTCTCAGGACAAATTCACTGTAAACTTCAATTTTTAGTGTGATTTAGTCAATTGTGTTTTACTgtagtttcaaaacaaaacaaatgcaaataagCAACATTGGAAAGAAACATGCAATAAACAACATGGAGGAGGGAAGTGCTTTAGTCTACACTGTATAGGTGATCAGCAAAAATCAAATATACCAGCCTGCCATGCATGGAAATAACTAGAATTAAGCTTACACATATCCAAGTGCATATAACATTATCAAATAAAAGTAAATGTGCAGTATAAAATAGTAGCTTAAGAAAGTTCCAGTGTTTGAGAaagcactttattttaaatgtatatacATACTTGAATGCTTAACTGAAGAATGCTTTAGTAGTATGGTAAATGCAGCACTGCAAGATGAAGGAAGACAGTTGTAATGGAAATTCTGGCCTTCTTTTCCCACAGGCTGCTGCCGTCTTTAACCCGCTGAAGCATCAAAGTTTTTCACCTTATACCAGTTCACATTTCAGGTTGCTCAGCAGATGCTTGTGATTCTGGAGATTCAAATCGCTGGTGAAAGTTTATTCGTTGTTTCCTCAGCTTCTCGGGAGCTTTCCtccataaaattatttcctatttgAGGAAGCAAACACCTTTGAAACCACCATTTACCATTAAGCCAGCAAAATGAAGTATCTTAAGCTCCTGATAGGCaaagattgggggggggggggaagaaaccaaaccacaaaaaaaactcTGCATCCCCATTACTTACAGAACAGTGCAGTACATATGGAAGGTAACAGAAACATGACACATAGTTAGTTACTGCCTGAACACTTACCTTTATCAATCTTGAGCAGTCACCTCTTCCTTAACAGCTCTAATCCCCACTTTAATGGTATTAAAAGGTccaagaaatttttcttttctcaaaatCCAAAGCCCATCATAGCTGTTGTATGCTCAACCTaccttttgttttccatatttAATTATATTGCCTTGTCTATTCTTTAGGAGGAAGATTCTGATCTAATTCACATAACTTCATTCCAGTGACCCTCTTCACTATTCCTTTCCTCAGCACATTCTCACcttttgttacattttcagtCAAATGTCTTGCCCCTTATTATGATTTTGCAATTATTAACATGGGCTAATGCTGGGAGGGGAATCTATCTGCAAGCAAGCAAATGCACCTGTAGCTCATTTTTACCCACGAAGTGTTTTGTCTGGGTATTTGCAACGCAAGGTTGTTCTGTGGCACTGAGCATCCTATCCTTGCTGAAATAGCACCTATCATCCCCTTGGCTCCTTTTTGCAAGTTAACATTTTCTATACAGTCTCCAAGGTGCTCACCCGCAGAAAAGCTTAAGCCATACATGAAGCACAAGTGGCTTCTAATGTGTTGAACATTCAAGGCAGCATGCACAACAGTGCAGACAGTTCTGCAACAAGACTGACCATACCTGTTGTTTGAAGTACCGCCTGTCTTCTTCATCCACGAGCACTAGATTTAAGAAGTACCTCACTGAAAATTTCTTGTTCACATCCCTCATTGTTGGAGTTGGGTCATAGCCTGCCAAGAACAGTCTGATAGGAATTGATTcaccttaaaaaagaaagcttcagTTAGTTCCGTAAAACTGGATGTCACTAATGCAGTATCACAAGACATGCAAAACAAAGGCAGTTTCCCAAGCACTGTCTGTGCCCCTtccttggtttaaaaaaaaaaagacaaaaataaaataaataaaaaataaaaaacaccacAGACACTGAGCACAGAGGTGTGTGAAAGCAAAAGTGGGAACACTTTCTCAGTGGAAGCATGGTAGCCAGGCAAGACAGAAGGATCAGTATCTTGAACTCTCTAGAACTGGTCTACACCATGGAGTCAGGTTTGAACCAAAGTGATAAAAGGATTGTAGAATTTCCAACGGTAAACAAAGGGTAAGAATTACTAGGATCCCAAGTGAAATGCctgaagtcaatgaaaataTCTGCATTGAATAGGAAAATCCACTATCATTTCAGCAACCTAAGCAGAAGTGTGgttactcaaaaaaaaaaaaaaaaaaatctgtaaaagtCACCTGCTCTcccccagattttttttaaatgcagttttaactCAGAAATGCTTACCATTTAAAACAAGCAGTTATTTACCTTTAACTGGTGCACCATCCATTATTTCATACTTTGCAATGGTTTCAGTCTCTGTTGTGGTACTGGGTCCTGgtaaaacaatttttctgtGAGAACACGTGCTTcagttttaaacatttacaAAGCTTTATCACAGCaatttctgttctgcagcatttaaattacattaaaccacattttttgcttttgtcttgcGTATAAGTTACACACAGCTAAAGCAAGCAAAACCCTCTCCCCAGGCACAGCATCTCTTTCTTACTCTCTCCTCCTCACACTGACACAGAAGAGGCAGTAGCCAGTGCTTCAAAGGAGCCCTGGATACGTGGGCTTCAAACAAAGAACAAGCATGCAGGGTAGGTCTTGTGCAACAGTTCTGTTTGGTGGGCAGTGCTAGCGACTGATATCTTAGGCCGTGATCAGACTAGAAACCCGAAGGGTTATCACCCAGCACAGGAGACACTTTTGTCCAGAGCCCAGGATGAAGAAGCCAGAGTACTTAATTTAGCCACAAAAGCCAACAATAGTGTTTTCTGCCCTTCCTCTGTTGCTATGGAGGCTTTCTCATTCTCCACACAAGCAGCTCACTAGGGCTCCAGCCACAGGGGACTGAAGTCATGAGCCACAAGCTCTTACTGCCTTCCTAGTTCAAGGGTGTGCAAGCCTGAGCTGCAATAATTAATCTGTTTCTGCTTCAAAGCCTCTTAATATTTCCATCATACCCGTTTTAGGCTGActaaaaatgacatttctaaAACATGAGAGGCTCATGCTAATCTTTACCAAGACCACTTTCCCAGCTAATATCAGCAGAAGCAAGGGCGTCATCAGGATGTATTTTACACCTTTCCCCTTGTTCATTATCTATCAAGGCTGCTTAAGCTGCTGCATATTTACGCCTGAGTTTCATTAACTATGGGTCATGTTTGTGAAGCTAGCCCAACATTCACAAGCCCAGAACAGTGCCACAGACCTTAGGTAATGTTGACTACTAAGTATAATTACCAAAGCACAAAATGCAGATGATAGTCAAACACCAGTGAGAAAGAAGCACATGGAGCCCCAGTTTAGCCAAAGCTGCAACTATTGACTTCACTCTCCAGGTCTGCATAAGGCTTAACTGCCGTACCAGGCTGCCATTTCTTTTGGACTTTGTTTCTCTTACCAATTCCAGTAATCTCCTTTTTGATCAGCTGCAGCTCCATGTGCTGAATTTTTATTCTCACtaagaggaaataaatttttccaaCAATCACATCCTTTAAGTGATACCTTTAAAAGAACAGAACGGGGAGGGGGATGTTCATTATAGaataaagacaaatttttaCACCTTCTTGAAAACAAGTTATACAGGCAGTTACCACCTTATCTGGACTGTTATTACGCAGAGCTTGCTTCCCCACTGAGCTAAGCATCTCAGCCAGACCAGAGCAATTAGCACCTTTCCATCACTGCACTATTAGTAAAATACTGTAGtcatatgcaaaaagattaaatgcagaaatcaagtataaaatatttgctaGTGACCTTCCTATTAGTACTGAAGGCAGAACAGTCAAGTATTCTTCAAAGAGAGGCCATTGTGTAATTAGTAACCAAACAGCTCAATAAAATAATCATCGAATATATTGCTTTACATTTTAAGTCACCACATGCCAAGTTGTTCATCAAATATTACACACTCTACCTTTTTATCCCGAGATATTTACCTGAACATGTTTTGTGCTAAGTGACACTTACTTTGACTTATTGTATTCAAACTCTATATGAAGGCAGTCTTCAATGCCTACTTCCATTTTAATGGAGTTATTTACATCTGGGTATGTAGCAAGCTGATGAACAATCAGATCATATTCTTTCACCAAGTCTGACAGCCGTCTCACTATTGTCACTTTTAGAAAATACCTAGGAAGAAAGCCACCAAGTTAGCCATAATTATTCAGATTTGCATAAGTAAAAGCCCTTATGTTCTGCAGTACAGGTACTCTTTGAAAGACAAAAGTACATTCGCTTAAGACTAAGCAGAAAAGAATAAGACTACAAAATATAGGTGGAAATGTGGAGCAGGGGTTGATTGgctgtgtttggggtttttttaaaggagaggCATGGACTGTTTTCACTCGattaaacagaaagaattttATCTACCCAAACAACACAGAGCAGTTCCAAATAAAGTAGAAAAGCATACATTATAACAGGATCTCAACAACTCCAATCAAGGCACACTAGCTACTGGCTGTTACATGTCTGATTTGAAATCCAAAAGGAggaagcaggggaaggggacagcATAATTGCTAAATTGCATTTGCTGCAGGGGTACAGGGGAGAGAAGGCTTAACTGTTACAAACCTCAGTTTGACATTGGCACCAATGTAGGATTCGTATGGCTTTTCAACCTGCATGAATTCAAAGTCATAGCTTCTGTTCTGGGTCAGTTCTCCAGGTAAGGCCAGTTCTTTCACTAAGTTTACAAATTCATGAGTATTGCTTTTGTCATTGAAGAGCTCTAAAGTTGAGGAAGttaaaggaaaacatgtttcagtgtttgtttttagcAAACAGAACTGTCTCTAGTTTGGCAGAAGCAGGTGGAAGAGGACAACAGAAGCAATTTCATTTAAGTTACACATATTTGACCAGATGTTTTATCCAGTTTTTCAAAGTTATCTTCAGTTTCAGCAACCTACAGTAAGCATTCCGAAAGAGCTAACTGCAATAAACACAACACAAATTTGAAGCTTCACTAGCAcagcatctttttttaatgacagcttAGCTAGCTTTAATACGTACTTCTTGCCTTGCACTCTCTGTAATTAGCATTGCCCGAGTTTGGCTTCCAGCATTTATTGCTGAAGGGACAAAACTCTACGCAACATCAAGCCTGGCTTATCCGGGACAGGCCAGCAATCCCAACTGGTATCCCGAAAATCAACACCACCTATAcggtttattattattactagtCTACAATCAAATGGCTTATCATGACCACTGGTCTAAGTCAGTCATTTGGAAACAAGTTCTTAATACATATGCATAGACACACCAGTTTTGCGGCAACGGCATCTCCTGTCCCCAGACTAGTGTTGTCATTATGCATCCCTAGATCTATGTCATACAATTCTCACCAAGATAAAAACTTAGAAAGTTAGAAAAAGCTAACATTAccataaaaaaaacaaacacacactttagtatataaaaataagcttCTCTACAATTCACAACCAAAAATATCAGCTAAGGACATTAGTGGTAGctggtttttcttctgaagcttttcagaagagaaaaaatgaacTAAACACACCAATTCCACAGTTTATCATTGCCACTTTGGTAAAAACTGACACTAACTAGTAACTGCTTATTTTCTAATATGACTACAAATTATCTAGGGTATACTTTGTTTGCTATAACAAGCATTTCTAtaataaaaagtttatttaCTATTGCATATCCAATACTACTTGTGCCAGTCAGAAAAGTTGTACTCCGAAGATCGGATTTAAAGCAAGTCTTTGACATGCAGCTGGAGCTAGTCTCCAAGCAGTGCAGAGACAGATCACACTACCGGGATGCT of the Phalacrocorax aristotelis chromosome 14, bGulAri2.1, whole genome shotgun sequence genome contains:
- the VPS26A gene encoding vacuolar protein sorting-associated protein 26A isoform X2; protein product: MQVEKPYESYIGANVKLRYFLKVTIVRRLSDLVKEYDLIVHQLATYPDVNNSIKMEVGIEDCLHIEFEYNKSKYHLKDVIVGKIYFLLVRIKIQHMELQLIKKEITGIGPSTTTETETIAKYEIMDGAPVKGESIPIRLFLAGYDPTPTMRDVNKKFSVRYFLNLVLVDEEDRRYFKQQEIILWRKAPEKLRKQRINFHQRFESPESQASAEQPEM
- the VPS26A gene encoding vacuolar protein sorting-associated protein 26A isoform X1, with the protein product MSFLGGFFGPGCEIDVILNDADTRKTAEIKTEDGKVEKHFLFYDGESVLGKVNISFKQHGKRLEHQGIRIEFVGQIELFNDKSNTHEFVNLVKELALPGELTQNRSYDFEFMQVEKPYESYIGANVKLRYFLKVTIVRRLSDLVKEYDLIVHQLATYPDVNNSIKMEVGIEDCLHIEFEYNKSKYHLKDVIVGKIYFLLVRIKIQHMELQLIKKEITGIGPSTTTETETIAKYEIMDGAPVKGESIPIRLFLAGYDPTPTMRDVNKKFSVRYFLNLVLVDEEDRRYFKQQEIILWRKAPEKLRKQRINFHQRFESPESQASAEQPEM